Proteins from a single region of Mus pahari chromosome 2, PAHARI_EIJ_v1.1, whole genome shotgun sequence:
- the Rtkn gene encoding rhotekin isoform X6: MDKAREGSDTELQRKLDHEIRMREGTCKLLAACSQREQTLEATKSLLVCNSRILSYMGELQRRKEVQVLEKMGRRRRPSDSVASAQHSPCRGRVCISDLRIPLMWKDTEYFKNKGDLHRWAVFLMLRLGEQIQDTEMVLVDRTLTDISFQHNVLFAEAEPDFILRLELYGACVEEEGALAGAPKRLATKLSSSLGRSSGKRVRASLDSAGGSGNSPILLPTPAVGGPQFHLLAFTTLTLEEVQDGFRTHDLKLISHEENPPWLPLYGSVCCRLAAQPLCMIQPTASGALRVQLQQAGELQNGILVHGVLKGTNLFCYWRSEDADTGQEPLFTIVINKETKVRAGELEQAPEWPFTVSISNKYGDEEVTNTLQLESREAQQNWMEALWQLFFDMSQWRHCCDEVMKIETPAPRKPPQALVKQGSLYHEMAIEPLDDIAAVTDILAQREGTRLEPPPPWLAMFTDQPALPSSCSPASRSPVQTWMQSLPWGRPRTFSLDAAPADHSLGLSRSVAPLPLQRSPKSRGFYSKSQLGPWVQSPV, from the exons ATGGACAAGGCTAGGGAAGGATCG GACACGGAGCTGCAGCGGAAACTAGATCATGAGATCCGGATGAGGGAAGGGACCTGCAAGCTGCTGGCAGCCTGCTCCCAGCGAGAGCAGACTCTGGAAGCCACCAAGAGCCTGCTGGTGTGCAACAGCcgcatcctcagctacatgggcGAGCTGCAGCGGCGCAAGGAGGTCCAGGTGCTTGAGAAGATGGGCCGTCGTCGTCG ACCTTCCGACAGCGTGGCGTCCGCTCAGCACTCGCCTTGCCGTGGCCGGGTCTGCATCTCTG ACCTCCGAATCCCACTCATGTGGAAGGACACAGAGTATTTCAAGAACAAAGGCG ACCTGCACCGCTGGGCTGTGTTCCTGATGCTGAGGCTTGGGGAGCAGATTCAGGACACAGAGATGGTCCTGGTGGACAGGACCCTCACAGACATCTCCTTTCAGCATAATGTCCTTTT TGCTGAGGCAGAGCCTGACTTCATACTGCGGCTGGAGCTGTATGGGGCCTGTGTGGAAGAGGAGGGAGCCCTGGCTGGTGCCCCCAAGAGGCTTGCCACCAAACTCAGTAGCTCCCTGGGCCGTTCCTCTGGGAAGCGAGTCAGGGCATCGCTGGACAGCGCCGGGGGCTCCGGGAACAGTCCCATCCTGCTGCCTACCCCAGCTGTGGG AGGTCCTCAATTCCACCTCTTGGCCTTCACCACTCTTACCCTAGAAGAAGTGCAGGATGGATTCCGTACACATGACCTCAAGCTCATcagccatg AGGAGAACCCTCCCTGGCTGCCCCTTTATGGCAGCGTGTGTTGCCGCCTGGCAGCTCAGCCTCTCTGCATGATTCAGCCCACTGCAAGTGGTGCCCTCAGGGTGCAG TTGCAGCAAGCCGGGGAGCTGCAGAATGGGATACTTGTGCATGGAGTCCTGAAAGGCACAAACCTCTTTTGTTACTGGAGATCTGAGGATGCAGATACTGGGCAAGAACCACTGTTCACTATCGTCATCAACAAG GAGACTAAGGTCCGGGCAGGGGAGCTGGAGCAGGCCCCAGAGTGGCCTTTCACCGTCAGCATCAGCAACAAGTATGGGGATGAGGAGGTGACAAACACCCTCCAGCTGGAGAGCAGAGAAGCCCAGCAGAACTGGATGGAAGCGCTGTGGCAGCTCTTCTTTGACATGA GCCAGTGGAGGCACTGTTGTGATGAAGTCATGAAGATCGAAACTCCTGCGCCCCGGAAACCACCCCAAGCCCTGGTCAAGCAGGGGTCCTTATACCACGAGATGG CCATTGAGCCGCTAGACGACATCGCAGCTGTGACAGACATCCTGGCCCAGCGGGAGGGCACAAGGCTGGAGCCGCCCCCACCCTGGCTAGCGATGTTTACAGACCAGCCTGCCTTGCCTAGCTCCTGCTCGCCTGCCTCAAGGTCCCCAGTCCAAACCTGGATGCAATCCCTGCCCTGGGGAAGACCCCGAACCTTTTCCCTGGATGCCGCCCCTGCAGACCACTCCCTTGGGCTTTCTCGCTCGGTTGCACCCCTTCCCCTGCAGAGATCCCCCAAATCCAGAGGTTTCTACAGCAAAAGCCAGCTGGGCCCATGGGTCCAGTCCCCAGTGTGA
- the Rtkn gene encoding rhotekin isoform X4: MLSRNHPSRITVTRGSALEMEFKRGRFRLSLFSESPPEDTELQRKLDHEIRMREGTCKLLAACSQREQTLEATKSLLVCNSRILSYMGELQRRKEVQVLEKMGRRRRPSDSVASAQHSPCRGRVCISDLRIPLMWKDTEYFKNKGDLHRWAVFLMLRLGEQIQDTEMVLVDRTLTDISFQHNVLFAEAEPDFILRLELYGACVEEEGALAGAPKRLATKLSSSLGRSSGKRVRASLDSAGGSGNSPILLPTPAVGGPQFHLLAFTTLTLEEVQDGFRTHDLKLISHEENPPWLPLYGSVCCRLAAQPLCMIQPTASGALRVQQAGELQNGILVHGVLKGTNLFCYWRSEDADTGQEPLFTIVINKETKVRAGELEQAPEWPFTVSISNKYGDEEVTNTLQLESREAQQNWMEALWQLFFDMSQWRHCCDEVMKIETPAPRKPPQALVKQGSLYHEMAIEPLDDIAAVTDILAQREGTRLEPPPPWLAMFTDQPALPSSCSPASRSPVQTWMQSLPWGRPRTFSLDAAPADHSLGLSRSVAPLPLQRSPKSRGFYSKSQLGPWVQSPV; encoded by the exons ATGCTTTCTCGAAACCATCCGAGTCGGATCACAGTGACCAGGGGCTCCgccctggagatggagttcaaACGCGGCCGCTTCCGACTTAGTCTCTTCAGCGAGTCGCCGCCGGAG GACACGGAGCTGCAGCGGAAACTAGATCATGAGATCCGGATGAGGGAAGGGACCTGCAAGCTGCTGGCAGCCTGCTCCCAGCGAGAGCAGACTCTGGAAGCCACCAAGAGCCTGCTGGTGTGCAACAGCcgcatcctcagctacatgggcGAGCTGCAGCGGCGCAAGGAGGTCCAGGTGCTTGAGAAGATGGGCCGTCGTCGTCG ACCTTCCGACAGCGTGGCGTCCGCTCAGCACTCGCCTTGCCGTGGCCGGGTCTGCATCTCTG ACCTCCGAATCCCACTCATGTGGAAGGACACAGAGTATTTCAAGAACAAAGGCG ACCTGCACCGCTGGGCTGTGTTCCTGATGCTGAGGCTTGGGGAGCAGATTCAGGACACAGAGATGGTCCTGGTGGACAGGACCCTCACAGACATCTCCTTTCAGCATAATGTCCTTTT TGCTGAGGCAGAGCCTGACTTCATACTGCGGCTGGAGCTGTATGGGGCCTGTGTGGAAGAGGAGGGAGCCCTGGCTGGTGCCCCCAAGAGGCTTGCCACCAAACTCAGTAGCTCCCTGGGCCGTTCCTCTGGGAAGCGAGTCAGGGCATCGCTGGACAGCGCCGGGGGCTCCGGGAACAGTCCCATCCTGCTGCCTACCCCAGCTGTGGG AGGTCCTCAATTCCACCTCTTGGCCTTCACCACTCTTACCCTAGAAGAAGTGCAGGATGGATTCCGTACACATGACCTCAAGCTCATcagccatg AGGAGAACCCTCCCTGGCTGCCCCTTTATGGCAGCGTGTGTTGCCGCCTGGCAGCTCAGCCTCTCTGCATGATTCAGCCCACTGCAAGTGGTGCCCTCAGGGTGCAG CAAGCCGGGGAGCTGCAGAATGGGATACTTGTGCATGGAGTCCTGAAAGGCACAAACCTCTTTTGTTACTGGAGATCTGAGGATGCAGATACTGGGCAAGAACCACTGTTCACTATCGTCATCAACAAG GAGACTAAGGTCCGGGCAGGGGAGCTGGAGCAGGCCCCAGAGTGGCCTTTCACCGTCAGCATCAGCAACAAGTATGGGGATGAGGAGGTGACAAACACCCTCCAGCTGGAGAGCAGAGAAGCCCAGCAGAACTGGATGGAAGCGCTGTGGCAGCTCTTCTTTGACATGA GCCAGTGGAGGCACTGTTGTGATGAAGTCATGAAGATCGAAACTCCTGCGCCCCGGAAACCACCCCAAGCCCTGGTCAAGCAGGGGTCCTTATACCACGAGATGG CCATTGAGCCGCTAGACGACATCGCAGCTGTGACAGACATCCTGGCCCAGCGGGAGGGCACAAGGCTGGAGCCGCCCCCACCCTGGCTAGCGATGTTTACAGACCAGCCTGCCTTGCCTAGCTCCTGCTCGCCTGCCTCAAGGTCCCCAGTCCAAACCTGGATGCAATCCCTGCCCTGGGGAAGACCCCGAACCTTTTCCCTGGATGCCGCCCCTGCAGACCACTCCCTTGGGCTTTCTCGCTCGGTTGCACCCCTTCCCCTGCAGAGATCCCCCAAATCCAGAGGTTTCTACAGCAAAAGCCAGCTGGGCCCATGGGTCCAGTCCCCAGTGTGA
- the Rtkn gene encoding rhotekin isoform X2: MGMKGPFSSTAGRTAATNSRLDTLCPEPPLQLASPPPGTPAHSYLTFFPPLLGSYQGLGTALGEKLLSQKPEGSNRTAEGQGQTAFCPRAGHLSQARGAVGGGTVGQRGAYLASLRAAREGALGDTEMQDRLRILEDLNMLYIRQMALSLEDTELQRKLDHEIRMREGTCKLLAACSQREQTLEATKSLLVCNSRILSYMGELQRRKEVQVLEKMGRRRRPSDSVASAQHSPCRGRVCISDLRIPLMWKDTEYFKNKGDLHRWAVFLMLRLGEQIQDTEMVLVDRTLTDISFQHNVLFAEAEPDFILRLELYGACVEEEGALAGAPKRLATKLSSSLGRSSGKRVRASLDSAGGSGNSPILLPTPAVGGPQFHLLAFTTLTLEEVQDGFRTHDLKLISHEENPPWLPLYGSVCCRLAAQPLCMIQPTASGALRVQQAGELQNGILVHGVLKGTNLFCYWRSEDADTGQEPLFTIVINKETKVRAGELEQAPEWPFTVSISNKYGDEEVTNTLQLESREAQQNWMEALWQLFFDMSQWRHCCDEVMKIETPAPRKPPQALVKQGSLYHEMAIEPLDDIAAVTDILAQREGTRLEPPPPWLAMFTDQPALPSSCSPASRSPVQTWMQSLPWGRPRTFSLDAAPADHSLGLSRSVAPLPLQRSPKSRGFYSKSQLGPWVQSPV, translated from the exons ATGGGAATGAAAGGGCCTTTTTCTTCCACAGCTGGGAGAACAGCTGCCACCAACTCCAGGCTGGACACTCTGTGCCCAGAGCCCCCTCTGCAGCTGGCCTCTCCCCCCCCAGGCACCCCTGCTCATTCTTACCtcactttctttcctcctctgcttgGCTCCTATCAAGGCCTTGGAACAGCGCTAGGAGAGAAACTtttgtcacagaagccagaggggtcTAACAGGACTgcagagggacagggacagactGCATTCTGTCCCAGAGCTGGACACCTCTCTCAAGCCCggggagcagtgggaggaggAACTGTGGGACAACGTGGTGCCTACCTGGCCTCTCTCCGGGCAGCAAGGGAAGGGGCGTTAGGGGACACAGAGATGCAGGACAGATTGCGCATCCTGGAGGACCTCAATATGCTCTACATCCGGCAGATGGCACTCAGTCTGGAG GACACGGAGCTGCAGCGGAAACTAGATCATGAGATCCGGATGAGGGAAGGGACCTGCAAGCTGCTGGCAGCCTGCTCCCAGCGAGAGCAGACTCTGGAAGCCACCAAGAGCCTGCTGGTGTGCAACAGCcgcatcctcagctacatgggcGAGCTGCAGCGGCGCAAGGAGGTCCAGGTGCTTGAGAAGATGGGCCGTCGTCGTCG ACCTTCCGACAGCGTGGCGTCCGCTCAGCACTCGCCTTGCCGTGGCCGGGTCTGCATCTCTG ACCTCCGAATCCCACTCATGTGGAAGGACACAGAGTATTTCAAGAACAAAGGCG ACCTGCACCGCTGGGCTGTGTTCCTGATGCTGAGGCTTGGGGAGCAGATTCAGGACACAGAGATGGTCCTGGTGGACAGGACCCTCACAGACATCTCCTTTCAGCATAATGTCCTTTT TGCTGAGGCAGAGCCTGACTTCATACTGCGGCTGGAGCTGTATGGGGCCTGTGTGGAAGAGGAGGGAGCCCTGGCTGGTGCCCCCAAGAGGCTTGCCACCAAACTCAGTAGCTCCCTGGGCCGTTCCTCTGGGAAGCGAGTCAGGGCATCGCTGGACAGCGCCGGGGGCTCCGGGAACAGTCCCATCCTGCTGCCTACCCCAGCTGTGGG AGGTCCTCAATTCCACCTCTTGGCCTTCACCACTCTTACCCTAGAAGAAGTGCAGGATGGATTCCGTACACATGACCTCAAGCTCATcagccatg AGGAGAACCCTCCCTGGCTGCCCCTTTATGGCAGCGTGTGTTGCCGCCTGGCAGCTCAGCCTCTCTGCATGATTCAGCCCACTGCAAGTGGTGCCCTCAGGGTGCAG CAAGCCGGGGAGCTGCAGAATGGGATACTTGTGCATGGAGTCCTGAAAGGCACAAACCTCTTTTGTTACTGGAGATCTGAGGATGCAGATACTGGGCAAGAACCACTGTTCACTATCGTCATCAACAAG GAGACTAAGGTCCGGGCAGGGGAGCTGGAGCAGGCCCCAGAGTGGCCTTTCACCGTCAGCATCAGCAACAAGTATGGGGATGAGGAGGTGACAAACACCCTCCAGCTGGAGAGCAGAGAAGCCCAGCAGAACTGGATGGAAGCGCTGTGGCAGCTCTTCTTTGACATGA GCCAGTGGAGGCACTGTTGTGATGAAGTCATGAAGATCGAAACTCCTGCGCCCCGGAAACCACCCCAAGCCCTGGTCAAGCAGGGGTCCTTATACCACGAGATGG CCATTGAGCCGCTAGACGACATCGCAGCTGTGACAGACATCCTGGCCCAGCGGGAGGGCACAAGGCTGGAGCCGCCCCCACCCTGGCTAGCGATGTTTACAGACCAGCCTGCCTTGCCTAGCTCCTGCTCGCCTGCCTCAAGGTCCCCAGTCCAAACCTGGATGCAATCCCTGCCCTGGGGAAGACCCCGAACCTTTTCCCTGGATGCCGCCCCTGCAGACCACTCCCTTGGGCTTTCTCGCTCGGTTGCACCCCTTCCCCTGCAGAGATCCCCCAAATCCAGAGGTTTCTACAGCAAAAGCCAGCTGGGCCCATGGGTCCAGTCCCCAGTGTGA
- the Rtkn gene encoding rhotekin isoform X5: protein MQDRLRILEDLNMLYIRQMALSLEDTELQRKLDHEIRMREGTCKLLAACSQREQTLEATKSLLVCNSRILSYMGELQRRKEVQVLEKMGRRRRPSDSVASAQHSPCRGRVCISDLRIPLMWKDTEYFKNKGDLHRWAVFLMLRLGEQIQDTEMVLVDRTLTDISFQHNVLFAEAEPDFILRLELYGACVEEEGALAGAPKRLATKLSSSLGRSSGKRVRASLDSAGGSGNSPILLPTPAVGGPQFHLLAFTTLTLEEVQDGFRTHDLKLISHEENPPWLPLYGSVCCRLAAQPLCMIQPTASGALRVQLQQAGELQNGILVHGVLKGTNLFCYWRSEDADTGQEPLFTIVINKETKVRAGELEQAPEWPFTVSISNKYGDEEVTNTLQLESREAQQNWMEALWQLFFDMSQWRHCCDEVMKIETPAPRKPPQALVKQGSLYHEMAIEPLDDIAAVTDILAQREGTRLEPPPPWLAMFTDQPALPSSCSPASRSPVQTWMQSLPWGRPRTFSLDAAPADHSLGLSRSVAPLPLQRSPKSRGFYSKSQLGPWVQSPV, encoded by the exons ATGCAGGACAGATTGCGCATCCTGGAGGACCTCAATATGCTCTACATCCGGCAGATGGCACTCAGTCTGGAG GACACGGAGCTGCAGCGGAAACTAGATCATGAGATCCGGATGAGGGAAGGGACCTGCAAGCTGCTGGCAGCCTGCTCCCAGCGAGAGCAGACTCTGGAAGCCACCAAGAGCCTGCTGGTGTGCAACAGCcgcatcctcagctacatgggcGAGCTGCAGCGGCGCAAGGAGGTCCAGGTGCTTGAGAAGATGGGCCGTCGTCGTCG ACCTTCCGACAGCGTGGCGTCCGCTCAGCACTCGCCTTGCCGTGGCCGGGTCTGCATCTCTG ACCTCCGAATCCCACTCATGTGGAAGGACACAGAGTATTTCAAGAACAAAGGCG ACCTGCACCGCTGGGCTGTGTTCCTGATGCTGAGGCTTGGGGAGCAGATTCAGGACACAGAGATGGTCCTGGTGGACAGGACCCTCACAGACATCTCCTTTCAGCATAATGTCCTTTT TGCTGAGGCAGAGCCTGACTTCATACTGCGGCTGGAGCTGTATGGGGCCTGTGTGGAAGAGGAGGGAGCCCTGGCTGGTGCCCCCAAGAGGCTTGCCACCAAACTCAGTAGCTCCCTGGGCCGTTCCTCTGGGAAGCGAGTCAGGGCATCGCTGGACAGCGCCGGGGGCTCCGGGAACAGTCCCATCCTGCTGCCTACCCCAGCTGTGGG AGGTCCTCAATTCCACCTCTTGGCCTTCACCACTCTTACCCTAGAAGAAGTGCAGGATGGATTCCGTACACATGACCTCAAGCTCATcagccatg AGGAGAACCCTCCCTGGCTGCCCCTTTATGGCAGCGTGTGTTGCCGCCTGGCAGCTCAGCCTCTCTGCATGATTCAGCCCACTGCAAGTGGTGCCCTCAGGGTGCAG TTGCAGCAAGCCGGGGAGCTGCAGAATGGGATACTTGTGCATGGAGTCCTGAAAGGCACAAACCTCTTTTGTTACTGGAGATCTGAGGATGCAGATACTGGGCAAGAACCACTGTTCACTATCGTCATCAACAAG GAGACTAAGGTCCGGGCAGGGGAGCTGGAGCAGGCCCCAGAGTGGCCTTTCACCGTCAGCATCAGCAACAAGTATGGGGATGAGGAGGTGACAAACACCCTCCAGCTGGAGAGCAGAGAAGCCCAGCAGAACTGGATGGAAGCGCTGTGGCAGCTCTTCTTTGACATGA GCCAGTGGAGGCACTGTTGTGATGAAGTCATGAAGATCGAAACTCCTGCGCCCCGGAAACCACCCCAAGCCCTGGTCAAGCAGGGGTCCTTATACCACGAGATGG CCATTGAGCCGCTAGACGACATCGCAGCTGTGACAGACATCCTGGCCCAGCGGGAGGGCACAAGGCTGGAGCCGCCCCCACCCTGGCTAGCGATGTTTACAGACCAGCCTGCCTTGCCTAGCTCCTGCTCGCCTGCCTCAAGGTCCCCAGTCCAAACCTGGATGCAATCCCTGCCCTGGGGAAGACCCCGAACCTTTTCCCTGGATGCCGCCCCTGCAGACCACTCCCTTGGGCTTTCTCGCTCGGTTGCACCCCTTCCCCTGCAGAGATCCCCCAAATCCAGAGGTTTCTACAGCAAAAGCCAGCTGGGCCCATGGGTCCAGTCCCCAGTGTGA
- the Rtkn gene encoding rhotekin isoform X3 has protein sequence MLSRNHPSRITVTRGSALEMEFKRGRFRLSLFSESPPEDTELQRKLDHEIRMREGTCKLLAACSQREQTLEATKSLLVCNSRILSYMGELQRRKEVQVLEKMGRRRRPSDSVASAQHSPCRGRVCISDLRIPLMWKDTEYFKNKGDLHRWAVFLMLRLGEQIQDTEMVLVDRTLTDISFQHNVLFAEAEPDFILRLELYGACVEEEGALAGAPKRLATKLSSSLGRSSGKRVRASLDSAGGSGNSPILLPTPAVGGPQFHLLAFTTLTLEEVQDGFRTHDLKLISHEENPPWLPLYGSVCCRLAAQPLCMIQPTASGALRVQLQQAGELQNGILVHGVLKGTNLFCYWRSEDADTGQEPLFTIVINKETKVRAGELEQAPEWPFTVSISNKYGDEEVTNTLQLESREAQQNWMEALWQLFFDMSQWRHCCDEVMKIETPAPRKPPQALVKQGSLYHEMAIEPLDDIAAVTDILAQREGTRLEPPPPWLAMFTDQPALPSSCSPASRSPVQTWMQSLPWGRPRTFSLDAAPADHSLGLSRSVAPLPLQRSPKSRGFYSKSQLGPWVQSPV, from the exons ATGCTTTCTCGAAACCATCCGAGTCGGATCACAGTGACCAGGGGCTCCgccctggagatggagttcaaACGCGGCCGCTTCCGACTTAGTCTCTTCAGCGAGTCGCCGCCGGAG GACACGGAGCTGCAGCGGAAACTAGATCATGAGATCCGGATGAGGGAAGGGACCTGCAAGCTGCTGGCAGCCTGCTCCCAGCGAGAGCAGACTCTGGAAGCCACCAAGAGCCTGCTGGTGTGCAACAGCcgcatcctcagctacatgggcGAGCTGCAGCGGCGCAAGGAGGTCCAGGTGCTTGAGAAGATGGGCCGTCGTCGTCG ACCTTCCGACAGCGTGGCGTCCGCTCAGCACTCGCCTTGCCGTGGCCGGGTCTGCATCTCTG ACCTCCGAATCCCACTCATGTGGAAGGACACAGAGTATTTCAAGAACAAAGGCG ACCTGCACCGCTGGGCTGTGTTCCTGATGCTGAGGCTTGGGGAGCAGATTCAGGACACAGAGATGGTCCTGGTGGACAGGACCCTCACAGACATCTCCTTTCAGCATAATGTCCTTTT TGCTGAGGCAGAGCCTGACTTCATACTGCGGCTGGAGCTGTATGGGGCCTGTGTGGAAGAGGAGGGAGCCCTGGCTGGTGCCCCCAAGAGGCTTGCCACCAAACTCAGTAGCTCCCTGGGCCGTTCCTCTGGGAAGCGAGTCAGGGCATCGCTGGACAGCGCCGGGGGCTCCGGGAACAGTCCCATCCTGCTGCCTACCCCAGCTGTGGG AGGTCCTCAATTCCACCTCTTGGCCTTCACCACTCTTACCCTAGAAGAAGTGCAGGATGGATTCCGTACACATGACCTCAAGCTCATcagccatg AGGAGAACCCTCCCTGGCTGCCCCTTTATGGCAGCGTGTGTTGCCGCCTGGCAGCTCAGCCTCTCTGCATGATTCAGCCCACTGCAAGTGGTGCCCTCAGGGTGCAG TTGCAGCAAGCCGGGGAGCTGCAGAATGGGATACTTGTGCATGGAGTCCTGAAAGGCACAAACCTCTTTTGTTACTGGAGATCTGAGGATGCAGATACTGGGCAAGAACCACTGTTCACTATCGTCATCAACAAG GAGACTAAGGTCCGGGCAGGGGAGCTGGAGCAGGCCCCAGAGTGGCCTTTCACCGTCAGCATCAGCAACAAGTATGGGGATGAGGAGGTGACAAACACCCTCCAGCTGGAGAGCAGAGAAGCCCAGCAGAACTGGATGGAAGCGCTGTGGCAGCTCTTCTTTGACATGA GCCAGTGGAGGCACTGTTGTGATGAAGTCATGAAGATCGAAACTCCTGCGCCCCGGAAACCACCCCAAGCCCTGGTCAAGCAGGGGTCCTTATACCACGAGATGG CCATTGAGCCGCTAGACGACATCGCAGCTGTGACAGACATCCTGGCCCAGCGGGAGGGCACAAGGCTGGAGCCGCCCCCACCCTGGCTAGCGATGTTTACAGACCAGCCTGCCTTGCCTAGCTCCTGCTCGCCTGCCTCAAGGTCCCCAGTCCAAACCTGGATGCAATCCCTGCCCTGGGGAAGACCCCGAACCTTTTCCCTGGATGCCGCCCCTGCAGACCACTCCCTTGGGCTTTCTCGCTCGGTTGCACCCCTTCCCCTGCAGAGATCCCCCAAATCCAGAGGTTTCTACAGCAAAAGCCAGCTGGGCCCATGGGTCCAGTCCCCAGTGTGA
- the Rtkn gene encoding rhotekin isoform X1 produces MGMKGPFSSTAGRTAATNSRLDTLCPEPPLQLASPPPGTPAHSYLTFFPPLLGSYQGLGTALGEKLLSQKPEGSNRTAEGQGQTAFCPRAGHLSQARGAVGGGTVGQRGAYLASLRAAREGALGDTEMQDRLRILEDLNMLYIRQMALSLEDTELQRKLDHEIRMREGTCKLLAACSQREQTLEATKSLLVCNSRILSYMGELQRRKEVQVLEKMGRRRRPSDSVASAQHSPCRGRVCISDLRIPLMWKDTEYFKNKGDLHRWAVFLMLRLGEQIQDTEMVLVDRTLTDISFQHNVLFAEAEPDFILRLELYGACVEEEGALAGAPKRLATKLSSSLGRSSGKRVRASLDSAGGSGNSPILLPTPAVGGPQFHLLAFTTLTLEEVQDGFRTHDLKLISHEENPPWLPLYGSVCCRLAAQPLCMIQPTASGALRVQLQQAGELQNGILVHGVLKGTNLFCYWRSEDADTGQEPLFTIVINKETKVRAGELEQAPEWPFTVSISNKYGDEEVTNTLQLESREAQQNWMEALWQLFFDMSQWRHCCDEVMKIETPAPRKPPQALVKQGSLYHEMAIEPLDDIAAVTDILAQREGTRLEPPPPWLAMFTDQPALPSSCSPASRSPVQTWMQSLPWGRPRTFSLDAAPADHSLGLSRSVAPLPLQRSPKSRGFYSKSQLGPWVQSPV; encoded by the exons ATGGGAATGAAAGGGCCTTTTTCTTCCACAGCTGGGAGAACAGCTGCCACCAACTCCAGGCTGGACACTCTGTGCCCAGAGCCCCCTCTGCAGCTGGCCTCTCCCCCCCCAGGCACCCCTGCTCATTCTTACCtcactttctttcctcctctgcttgGCTCCTATCAAGGCCTTGGAACAGCGCTAGGAGAGAAACTtttgtcacagaagccagaggggtcTAACAGGACTgcagagggacagggacagactGCATTCTGTCCCAGAGCTGGACACCTCTCTCAAGCCCggggagcagtgggaggaggAACTGTGGGACAACGTGGTGCCTACCTGGCCTCTCTCCGGGCAGCAAGGGAAGGGGCGTTAGGGGACACAGAGATGCAGGACAGATTGCGCATCCTGGAGGACCTCAATATGCTCTACATCCGGCAGATGGCACTCAGTCTGGAG GACACGGAGCTGCAGCGGAAACTAGATCATGAGATCCGGATGAGGGAAGGGACCTGCAAGCTGCTGGCAGCCTGCTCCCAGCGAGAGCAGACTCTGGAAGCCACCAAGAGCCTGCTGGTGTGCAACAGCcgcatcctcagctacatgggcGAGCTGCAGCGGCGCAAGGAGGTCCAGGTGCTTGAGAAGATGGGCCGTCGTCGTCG ACCTTCCGACAGCGTGGCGTCCGCTCAGCACTCGCCTTGCCGTGGCCGGGTCTGCATCTCTG ACCTCCGAATCCCACTCATGTGGAAGGACACAGAGTATTTCAAGAACAAAGGCG ACCTGCACCGCTGGGCTGTGTTCCTGATGCTGAGGCTTGGGGAGCAGATTCAGGACACAGAGATGGTCCTGGTGGACAGGACCCTCACAGACATCTCCTTTCAGCATAATGTCCTTTT TGCTGAGGCAGAGCCTGACTTCATACTGCGGCTGGAGCTGTATGGGGCCTGTGTGGAAGAGGAGGGAGCCCTGGCTGGTGCCCCCAAGAGGCTTGCCACCAAACTCAGTAGCTCCCTGGGCCGTTCCTCTGGGAAGCGAGTCAGGGCATCGCTGGACAGCGCCGGGGGCTCCGGGAACAGTCCCATCCTGCTGCCTACCCCAGCTGTGGG AGGTCCTCAATTCCACCTCTTGGCCTTCACCACTCTTACCCTAGAAGAAGTGCAGGATGGATTCCGTACACATGACCTCAAGCTCATcagccatg AGGAGAACCCTCCCTGGCTGCCCCTTTATGGCAGCGTGTGTTGCCGCCTGGCAGCTCAGCCTCTCTGCATGATTCAGCCCACTGCAAGTGGTGCCCTCAGGGTGCAG TTGCAGCAAGCCGGGGAGCTGCAGAATGGGATACTTGTGCATGGAGTCCTGAAAGGCACAAACCTCTTTTGTTACTGGAGATCTGAGGATGCAGATACTGGGCAAGAACCACTGTTCACTATCGTCATCAACAAG GAGACTAAGGTCCGGGCAGGGGAGCTGGAGCAGGCCCCAGAGTGGCCTTTCACCGTCAGCATCAGCAACAAGTATGGGGATGAGGAGGTGACAAACACCCTCCAGCTGGAGAGCAGAGAAGCCCAGCAGAACTGGATGGAAGCGCTGTGGCAGCTCTTCTTTGACATGA GCCAGTGGAGGCACTGTTGTGATGAAGTCATGAAGATCGAAACTCCTGCGCCCCGGAAACCACCCCAAGCCCTGGTCAAGCAGGGGTCCTTATACCACGAGATGG CCATTGAGCCGCTAGACGACATCGCAGCTGTGACAGACATCCTGGCCCAGCGGGAGGGCACAAGGCTGGAGCCGCCCCCACCCTGGCTAGCGATGTTTACAGACCAGCCTGCCTTGCCTAGCTCCTGCTCGCCTGCCTCAAGGTCCCCAGTCCAAACCTGGATGCAATCCCTGCCCTGGGGAAGACCCCGAACCTTTTCCCTGGATGCCGCCCCTGCAGACCACTCCCTTGGGCTTTCTCGCTCGGTTGCACCCCTTCCCCTGCAGAGATCCCCCAAATCCAGAGGTTTCTACAGCAAAAGCCAGCTGGGCCCATGGGTCCAGTCCCCAGTGTGA